A single region of the Gemmatimonadaceae bacterium genome encodes:
- a CDS encoding 5'-3' exonuclease H3TH domain-containing protein, whose amino-acid sequence MIVHVIDGTYELFRHFYGQRRFNKGRDKPFGAVAGVLHSVLEMIETGATHVGVATDHVIESFRNELWPDYKTGDGIEPTLRAQFQPLEEALVAMGVVVWPMVELEADDALASAAHLAAADPRVEKICIWANDKDLAQCVRGDFVVQIDRRGKQIRSAEGVRLKFGVEPALIPDFLALVGDAQDGYPGIRGVGRVTAANLLNTHGPIELFPAGILGADRDRAMLFKTLATLRTDAPLFAHVDQLEWCGPTDSFEGWTEQIGDTRLLARCLQAGDGQARNTSSQ is encoded by the coding sequence ATGATTGTCCACGTGATCGACGGCACCTACGAGCTCTTCCGCCACTTCTACGGCCAGCGCCGCTTCAATAAAGGCAGGGACAAGCCCTTCGGCGCGGTCGCCGGGGTGTTGCATTCGGTGCTGGAGATGATTGAAACAGGCGCCACTCACGTCGGCGTCGCCACCGACCATGTGATCGAATCCTTCCGCAATGAGCTTTGGCCCGACTACAAGACGGGAGACGGTATCGAGCCCACGCTGCGCGCGCAGTTTCAGCCGCTCGAGGAGGCGCTCGTTGCGATGGGAGTCGTGGTCTGGCCAATGGTCGAGCTCGAGGCAGATGACGCGCTTGCCTCTGCGGCGCACCTCGCCGCGGCGGATCCGCGTGTCGAGAAGATCTGCATCTGGGCGAACGACAAGGACCTCGCGCAATGCGTGCGTGGCGATTTCGTGGTGCAGATAGACCGGCGCGGAAAGCAGATCCGGAGTGCCGAAGGTGTGCGTTTGAAGTTCGGCGTTGAGCCGGCGCTTATTCCCGATTTTCTCGCGTTGGTCGGCGACGCGCAGGACGGCTACCCGGGCATTCGCGGAGTCGGTCGCGTCACAGCCGCAAACCTCCTCAACACGCACGGGCCAATCGAACTCTTTCCCGCAGGCATTCTTGGCGCAGACCGCGACCGGGCGATGTTGTTCAAGACGCTCGCGACACTGAGAACCGATGCGCCTCTCTTCGCACATGTCGACCAGCTCGAATGGTGCGGTCCGACCGACAGCTTTGAGGGATGGACAGAACAGATCGGGGACACGCGTCTGTTGGCGCGTTGTCTTCAGGCGGGGGACGGCCAGGCACGGAATACGTCGAGCCAATGA